The DNA region CGCCCTGTCGAGCAGGTGGGTCGGCACCTCGGGTGGAGCGGGCTCCTCGTGATCGCCGGCACCCCCGGTGACGATCGTCTCCCAGGCGCCGTCGGCGTCGACGCCGAGCACCCGCTGCGGGATGCGCATGCGGCCGGCTCTCCCATCGAAAGGCAGGGCTCCGACGGCGAGCGGTCCCGTCGCCCTGCGGCGCACGTCGTCGTCGACCTCGATCGCCGCCAGGGCGTCGGCCGCCTCGGCGACGGACACGTCGGCGGCCCACCCGGACGCCACGATCCCTCTGCCGTTGCGCTTGAAGACGAAGTCGCCGGGCGAGATCCCGGCGAGCAGCTCGGCCCCGTCGGGCAGTGGACGCGTCGTGGCTCGCAGAGTCACGCCGTCTGCTCCCGCGGGGCGTCCAATTCCTGCAACTTGGCCGTCGCCAGCTCGAGGAGCACCCGTCCGAAGTGGTGGCTCACGAGCGAGGTGACCGCAGGGAACAGCTCCTCGAAGGCGGCGACCAGCCGGCGCGCCTTCTCGTCTGCGGAGCCGTCCGAGTCACGGATCGGACGGCGGACGTGGCGGTCGAACATGTCGACCGCCTCCTCGGCGACCTCGAGGGTCGCCTCGTGGTGGCGCCTGGCGAGCCGGAGCAACTCGTCGAGCGGCAGGCCCACCTCGAGGAGGGTCACCCCTGTGGCGACGAGGTCGGCGTCGGCCACTGCGTAAGACGTCGTCGACCCCGCAACACCGCCGATCAGATTCGCCGCCGCCAGCGCCTCGATCACCTGGCTCGGAACCCCGGTTCGTTCCTCCAGCTCCTCCCGGGTGAGGCGGGCCCCTTCGAGCTTGTCCTCCCTGCCGGCGACGGCGACCGCCAGGAGGGTGTCGGTCGCCGAGACGTCGTCGTCGAGGAGCCTCCCGATCATGCCGAGCGAGAGGCCGTCGTCCTGCAGCGCCCGGATGCGCTCGACCCTGGTGCGGTGGCGCTCGTCGTACCAGGCGATGCGGCCCTCCCGGTGCGGGGGAGCCAGCAGCCTCCTCTTCTGGTAGAAGCGGATCGTGGCGACCGTCAGCCCCGTGAGCTCCGCCAGCTCCTCGACGCGCCAACGTTGTGAGTGCATGCTCCCATTGTAGGAGTGATCACTCCCAAGGTCTACGAGGAGCCGCTCAGGCCTCGCAGCTGACGGCCACCTCGATCGAGATACAGGTGTCGGTGCCGCCGCCTCCGTCGCCCGTGTCCGTGCCGCCGCCTCCGTCGAGGGTGTCGTCACCCCCGAGGCCGAACAGGATGTCGTCGCCTCCCGCTCCCGTCAGGGTGTTGCTGCCATCGTCGCCGGTCAGCGTGTCGACGTCGGCGGTTCCGGTGGCGTGCTCGACGTTGGTCAAGGTGTCCGTCCCGTTGCCCGTGGCAGTCCCGCCGTCGAGGTCGACGACGACGCCCGCCGCCGCCGAGGCGTGCAGGACGGTGTCCTCGCCGCCGCCGCCGTCGATCGAGTCGTTGCCGGTCCCGCCGTCGAGGAGGTCGGCGTCGGCCCCGCCGTCGATCGTGTCCGCCCCCGCCATGCCATTGATCGTGTCTGCGCCCCCGGCGCCGGCGAGCGAGTTGTCGCCGCCGTCGCCCGTGATCGTGTCCCCCTGCGGGGATCCGGTGACGTTCTCGACGTTGGCGAGCGTGTCGTTGCCCTCTCCACTGGCCGTTCCTGCGTCCAGGTCGACGGTCACCCCGGACCCGGCGCCTGCGAAGGCCACCGTGTCGGTGCCGCCGCCGCCGTCGACCGAGTCGGCGGCGCTCCCCGGCGTGATGGCGTCGTCGTCGGCGCCGCCGTTCAGCGTGTCGTCCCCGCCCCCGCCGTCGATCGTGTCCGCCCCCGCCATGCCGTTGATCGTGTCTGCGCCGCCGGCACCCGCCAGCGTGTCGCCGCCGTCGCCGCCGTCGATGACGTTGTCGGAGTCGTCGCCGGTGATGATGTCTGCCTGGGGCGACCCGGTGACGTTCTCGATGCCGGTCAGGCCGTCCTCGTCGGTTCCGTCGTCACCGGTTCCGGCCACCAGGTCGACCGTCAGCCCCGCGGCGAAGCCGGAGTAGTCGATGGTGTCGGCGCCGCTGCCCCCGTCGATGGCGTCGGCGCCCCCACCCCCGTCGATCGTGTCGTCGCCCGCACCCCCGTCGATGGTGTCGGCGTCGGCGCCCCCGCTGATCGTGTCGGCGTCGGCGCCGCCGCTGATGGTGTCGGCGCCGCTGCCTCCCGTGATCGTGTCGTCGCCTCCGCCCCCGCTGAGCACGTTGGGGCTTGCGTTGCCGCTGATCGTGTCGGCGCTCGGGGACCCGATGACGTTGGCGAACCCGCTGATGGTGTCGGTACCGTCGCCCGTGGCGGGGCTGGCGCCGACGTCGACGGTCACGCCTCCCCCCGAGGTCGAGTAGTCGAGCGTGTTCGTGCCGGCTCCGCCCGTGAGGGTGTCGTCGCCCGACCCGCCGTTGATGGTGTCGTCGCCGCCCTGCCCGTCGAGCACGTCGTCGCCGGCGTTCCCGGTGATGGTGTCGTCGCCCCCGCTCCCGGCGATGGCGTTGGCGCCGGCATTCCCGGTGAGGGTGTCGTTGAACGTGCTGCCGTTGATGTTCTCGATCCCGCCCAGGGAGTCCGAGCCGTGGCCCGAGGCGGTGCCGGCAGCCAGGGACACAGTCACCGGTCCCGTCGCCGCGCTGTAGTCGACGACGTCGACGCCCCCGCCTCCGGTGAGCGTGTTGTCGGCGGTGCTCGAGTAGAACGAGTCGGCGCTGGCGCTGCCCACCGCGCTCTCCACCGACGTGAGGGTGTCGACGCTCGAGCCGTCGTCGGCCGTGCCCGCGTCGAGGTTGATCACCACCCCGGAGGCGCTGCCGGAGAAGTCGACGGTATCGGAGCCGCCGCCCCCGTCGATGGCGTCGGCGCCGCCGTCGGCGACGAACGTGTCGGCGCCGCCGCCTCCCTCCAGCGCGTTGACGCCTGCGGAGCCGGTGATCGTGTCGGCGCTCGCCGATCCGGTGGCGTTCTCGACGTTGGCGAGGGTGTCGGAGCCTTCGCCCGACACGGTCCCCGCCCCGAGATCGATGGTGAGGCCGGCGGCCGCCGCCGATCCGTCGAAGGTGTCGGTTCCGGTGCCCCCGTCGATGGTGTCGTCGCCTGCGCCGCCGGCGAGCGTGTCGTCGCCCGGCCCGCCGTCGATCGTGTCGTTCCCGCCGCCGCCCGACACGACGTCGTCGCCCCCGGCGCCGGCGATGACGTTGGCGCTCCCGTTCCCCGTCAGGGTGTCGCCGCCCGGGGTGCCGGTCACGTTCTCGACGCCGGTGACCGTATCGGTGCCGTTGCCGGTGGTGACGCCGGCGCCGAGGTCCACGGTGACGGCGGCTGCCGTCGTGAAGGTCAGCGTGTCGGTGTCGCCTCCACCGATGATCACGTCGTTCCCGGGGCCGCCGTCGAGGGTGTCGCTGCCGCCTCCGCCGTCGAGGACGTCTCCGCCCCCTCCGCCGAAGATGATGTCGGCGCCCCCGCTCCCGCTGAGCGAGTTGGCGCCGCCACTGCCGGTGATCGTGTCGGCGCCCGGGGAGCCGAGCACCGACTCGATGCTCACGAGCGCGTCGGCGTCCCCCGGGGCAGTCGCAGTGCCCGCCGAGAGGTCGATGGTCACCGGGCCGGCGACGTCGGTGTAGCTCACGACGTCGACTCCGCCGCCTCCGTCGACGGAGTCGTCACCCGTATCGGGACGGAGCAGGTCGTCGCCCCCGCCGCCGAGGAGGGTGTCGTCCCCGGCACCTCCGTCGAGCGTGTCGTCCCCGGCGCCGCCCCGAAGCTCGTTCGACGAATTCCCCCCCGTGATCGAGTCGTTGCCCGCCCCGCCGATCACCCGCTCGACGTTGACGACCGTTGCCGGCTCGTCGAGGAGGTTGGCGTTCCCGCTCCCGAGATTGACCGTGATCCGGGCAGTGGCTGCCGAGGCGTCGAGGGTGTCGGTCGCCGAACCGCCGTTGTGGTCGTCGCCGCCCGCCGAGACGATGAAGGTGTCCGCCCCTCCGTTGCCGTTGAGCGTGTCGGTCCCGGCGCCACCGTCGAGCTCGTCGGCGCCGACTCCGCCGTTGAGCACGTCGCCACCTCCGGCGCCGCGCAGCGTGTCGTCGCCTGCGTCGCCGGCGACCGTGTCGGCCCCGCCACCGCCGTTGAGCACGTCGTCGTCGTCCCCTCCGGCGAGGTTGTCCTTCCCGGCGCCGCCGTCGAGGTCGTCGTCCCCGGGGCCGCCGGAGATCGTGTCGGCCCCTCCGCCCCCTGCCAGGACGTCTCGGCCGTCCGAGCCGGTGATGGTGTCGCCGCCCGGGCCGCCGGTGATGGTGTCGTTGCCCGTTCCGCCGTTGAGTGTGTCGGTGCCCTTGGCTCCGTCGATGGTGTCGTTGCCGTTCCCCCCGAACAGCTGATCGTTGCCCCCTCCGCCGCCGATCGTGTCGTTGCCGTCATCGCCGAACACCAGGTCGTCGCCGCCGCCGCCCCCGATGTCGTCGTGGCCGGCCCCGCCGATCAGGGTGTCGTCGCCTCCGCCGCCCGACAAGACGTCGCCTCCGGACTTGCCTTCGATCAGGTCGACTCCGGCGCCGCCGAGGAGCTGGTCGGGGCCGCTCCCGCCGCTCAGCGCGTCGTCGTCGTCGCCTCCGTCGAGCACGTCGGCTTTGCCCCCGCCGTCCAGCTCGTCGTCGCCGGGGCCGCCCGTGAGGTCGTCTCGGCCGCCTCCGCCTGCGAGGACGTCGCTGCCCTTACCGCCTGCCAGTTCGTCGTTGCCGGGACCGCCGCGCAGGTCGTCGCTACCGGCGCCGCCCTGGAGCGTGTCGTTGCCGTCGTCGCCGACGAGCAGGTCGCGGCCTCCTCCGCCGAGGAGGGTGTCGGCCCCCGGGCCGCCGCAGATGACGTCGTTTCCGCCGCGACCGTCGATCGTGTCGTCGCCCCCCCGGCCGACGATGACATCGTCGCCGTTGGTCCCGTCGATCGTGTCGTCGCCGGGGGTCCCACTGATCGTCGCCGGCAGTCCGTTGCAGGTGGCGAGGGCGTTGGCGGCCTGTGTCGGCGTGTCGGACAGTGAGAGCCCGATTGGGAAGGCGAGAACCAGCACCACGGCGAGCAGTGAGCGACGGCTCATGGAGGCGAAGGCTACACCCGCGTCGCGACCTCTCTCACTCGCCGGTGGGGCTCACGCCTCGCAGCTGAACGGCGTCTCGATGCTGATGCAGGTGTCGGTCCCGGGGCCGCCGTCGCCGATGTCGGTGCCCGTCCCGCCGTTGAGCGTGTCGTTCCCGAGGCCCGCCGTCAGCGTGTCGTCCCCGCCGGCCCCGACGAGGGTGTCGTTGCCTTCGTCCCCGGTGAGCTGGTTGGGACCCCCGTCACCGGTGATCGAATCGTCGTAGAACGAGCCGTAGACGTCCTCGATGTTGGCGAGGGTGTCCGAGCCGTCGCCGGTTGCGGTGCCGTTCGGGAGGTTGACGGTGACGCCTCCCGGAGCCGACTGGAAGAAGGCGAGGTCCTGGTCGGCGCCGCCGTCCATGTCGTCGTCCCCGCCACGACCGATGAGGGAGTCGAGTCCGCCGCGGCCGGCGAGCGTGTCGTCGCCCGCTCCACCGTCGAGTTGGTTGTTGTTGCCGTCACCCCGGATCACGTCGTCGAAGTCGCTGCCGATGATGCTCTCGATGCCGCTGAGGAGGTCGTTGCCGTGCCCGGTGGCGGTCCCGGCCGCCAGGTCGACCGTCACGCCGCCGGCGGCATTGACGTAGGTGACCTTGTCGGCACTTCCGCCACGACCGGTGAACTCGTTGTCGCTCGCCGAGCTGACGAAGAGGTCGTTGAAGTCGGTGCCGATCACGTTCTCGATGTTGGAAACGGTCTCGATCCCGTCACCGGTCACGAGCCCGGTCGTCAGGTCGACGTTGATCCCCGTGTCGAGATCCGAGTAATCGACCGTGTCGACGCCGGTCCCGCCGTCTGTCTCGTCGGTGCCCGTGCCCGGCCGCAGCGTGTCGGCGCCCCCGCCTCCGTCGAGCGTGTCGTCGTCGGCTCCGCCGTCGAGGCTGTCGGCGCCTCCGCCGCCCATCAGGTCGTCGTTCCCGGGCCCGCCGGTCACCTCGTCGGCCTTGCCCCCGCCGCTGGCGGAGTCGTTGCCGGCCCCTCCGTCGAGCACGTCGGCACCGCCGGCGCCGATGAGGGTGTCACCGCCCCCCTTCCCTTCGAGTGTGTCGCCGCCGGACTTGCCGTCCAGCGTGTCGGCGCCCTTGCCGCCGATCAGGTGGTCGGCGCCGGGACCGCCGACGAGCGTGTCCTTGCCGCTTCCGCCGTCGAGGGTGTCCTTGCCGCTCCCGCCGCACAGGGTGTCGTTGCCGCCCTTGCCTCTGATGTCGTCCCGTCCGTCGAGGCCGACGATCACGTCGTTGCCCGGAGTGCCGACGAGCACGTCGTCGCCCGCCGTGCCCGTGATGGTGGCGGCGAGCCCGTTGCACGTCTCGGCTGCCGTGGCCGCCGTGGTGGGGACGAGGGTGACGGCGACGAGGGCGGCACCGGCGAGCAGGGAACGAAGGCGGGGAGTCATCGTGCCGTCATCGGAAATTCGGCCAGATCCCTTGAGCGCTCACCGGCTCACGGCCTTGCGGTACTGGCGCACGGCCAGTGGGATGAAGATCGCCAGGATCACGGCGATCCACAACAGCGATGCCCACACGGCATTGCGGAGGGGCCAGACGTCGGGGGGCGGGAAGGCCGGGTTGGTGTTGCCGAACAGCTGGCGGACCGCCTGGGTGACGGCCGAGACCGGGTTCCATTGGGCGATCGGCTTCAAGGGCCCGGGCAGGTTGTCCGTTGCGACGAACGTGTTGGCGATGAACGTGAGCGGGAAGATGGCGATGAAGCTGGCGTTGTTGAACACCTCGGGGCTGCGCACCGTGAGCCCGAGCGTGGCCATCACCCACGAGATGGCGTAGGCGAACAGCAGCAGCAGGACGAATCCGCCGAGGACCTCGAGGAGCGACGAGTGGACCCGCCACCCGACGATGAGCCCCGTGACGGCCATCACGACCACCACGAGTGCGTTGTTGACCACGTCGCTCGTCGTCCGACCGACGAGCACCGCCGACCGGGCGATCGGGAGGGAGCGGAATCGGTCGACGATGCCTTTCTGGATGTCGAGCGCCAACCCGGATCCGGTGATCGTCGCCCCGAAGAGCATCGTCTGGGCGAAGATCCCCGCCATGAGGAACTCCCGGTACGAGACCCCCGGGATCTCGATGGCGCTGCCGAAGACGTAGGCGAAGAGAAGCA from Acidimicrobiia bacterium includes:
- a CDS encoding MerR family transcriptional regulator; protein product: MHSQRWRVEELAELTGLTVATIRFYQKRRLLAPPHREGRIAWYDERHRTRVERIRALQDDGLSLGMIGRLLDDDVSATDTLLAVAVAGREDKLEGARLTREELEERTGVPSQVIEALAAANLIGGVAGSTTSYAVADADLVATGVTLLEVGLPLDELLRLARRHHEATLEVAEEAVDMFDRHVRRPIRDSDGSADEKARRLVAAFEELFPAVTSLVSHHFGRVLLELATAKLQELDAPREQTA
- a CDS encoding ABC transporter permease yields the protein MTTFSQAISDGAVVAKRNLIKIKRVPDLLVFSTISPIMFVLLFAYVFGSAIEIPGVSYREFLMAGIFAQTMLFGATITGSGLALDIQKGIVDRFRSLPIARSAVLVGRTTSDVVNNALVVVVMAVTGLIVGWRVHSSLLEVLGGFVLLLLFAYAISWVMATLGLTVRSPEVFNNASFIAIFPLTFIANTFVATDNLPGPLKPIAQWNPVSAVTQAVRQLFGNTNPAFPPPDVWPLRNAVWASLLWIAVILAIFIPLAVRQYRKAVSR
- a CDS encoding calcium-binding protein; the protein is MTPRLRSLLAGAALVAVTLVPTTAATAAETCNGLAATITGTAGDDVLVGTPGNDVIVGLDGRDDIRGKGGNDTLCGGSGKDTLDGGSGKDTLVGGPGADHLIGGKGADTLDGKSGGDTLEGKGGGDTLIGAGGADVLDGGAGNDSASGGGKADEVTGGPGNDDLMGGGGADSLDGGADDDTLDGGGGADTLRPGTGTDETDGGTGVDTVDYSDLDTGINVDLTTGLVTGDGIETVSNIENVIGTDFNDLFVSSASDNEFTGRGGSADKVTYVNAAGGVTVDLAAGTATGHGNDLLSGIESIIGSDFDDVIRGDGNNNQLDGGAGDDTLAGRGGLDSLIGRGGDDDMDGGADQDLAFFQSAPGGVTVNLPNGTATGDGSDTLANIEDVYGSFYDDSITGDGGPNQLTGDEGNDTLVGAGGDDTLTAGLGNDTLNGGTGTDIGDGGPGTDTCISIETPFSCEA
- a CDS encoding calcium-binding protein, translated to MSRRSLLAVVLVLAFPIGLSLSDTPTQAANALATCNGLPATISGTPGDDTIDGTNGDDVIVGRGGDDTIDGRGGNDVICGGPGADTLLGGGGRDLLVGDDGNDTLQGGAGSDDLRGGPGNDELAGGKGSDVLAGGGGRDDLTGGPGDDELDGGGKADVLDGGDDDDALSGGSGPDQLLGGAGVDLIEGKSGGDVLSGGGGDDTLIGGAGHDDIGGGGGDDLVFGDDGNDTIGGGGGNDQLFGGNGNDTIDGAKGTDTLNGGTGNDTITGGPGGDTITGSDGRDVLAGGGGADTISGGPGDDDLDGGAGKDNLAGGDDDDVLNGGGGADTVAGDAGDDTLRGAGGGDVLNGGVGADELDGGAGTDTLNGNGGADTFIVSAGGDDHNGGSATDTLDASAATARITVNLGSGNANLLDEPATVVNVERVIGGAGNDSITGGNSSNELRGGAGDDTLDGGAGDDTLLGGGGDDLLRPDTGDDSVDGGGGVDVVSYTDVAGPVTIDLSAGTATAPGDADALVSIESVLGSPGADTITGSGGANSLSGSGGADIIFGGGGGDVLDGGGGSDTLDGGPGNDVIIGGGDTDTLTFTTAAAVTVDLGAGVTTGNGTDTVTGVENVTGTPGGDTLTGNGSANVIAGAGGDDVVSGGGGNDTIDGGPGDDTLAGGAGDDTIDGGTGTDTFDGSAAAAGLTIDLGAGTVSGEGSDTLANVENATGSASADTITGSAGVNALEGGGGADTFVADGGADAIDGGGGSDTVDFSGSASGVVINLDAGTADDGSSVDTLTSVESAVGSASADSFYSSTADNTLTGGGGVDVVDYSAATGPVTVSLAAGTASGHGSDSLGGIENINGSTFNDTLTGNAGANAIAGSGGDDTITGNAGDDVLDGQGGDDTINGGSGDDTLTGGAGTNTLDYSTSGGGVTVDVGASPATGDGTDTISGFANVIGSPSADTISGNASPNVLSGGGGDDTITGGSGADTISGGADADTISGGADADTIDGGAGDDTIDGGGGADAIDGGSGADTIDYSGFAAGLTVDLVAGTGDDGTDEDGLTGIENVTGSPQADIITGDDSDNVIDGGDGGDTLAGAGGADTINGMAGADTIDGGGGDDTLNGGADDDAITPGSAADSVDGGGGTDTVAFAGAGSGVTVDLDAGTASGEGNDTLANVENVTGSPQGDTITGDGGDNSLAGAGGADTINGMAGADTIDGGADADLLDGGTGNDSIDGGGGEDTVLHASAAAGVVVDLDGGTATGNGTDTLTNVEHATGTADVDTLTGDDGSNTLTGAGGDDILFGLGGDDTLDGGGGTDTGDGGGGTDTCISIEVAVSCEA